One genomic segment of bacterium includes these proteins:
- a CDS encoding M1 family metallopeptidase, protein MKHIIVSLIISLFCSAQFFSQFGSQDSGGPLTPEWAAYDIKFYNINLDINPDKQIIKGWVGVTAEAVTNMKEFVLDLDDRYRITKIVFDSPNEYKELSFKHESGKIKIQLPVEIAEGNSFTVKVYYNGKPRVAENPPWDDGFVWSKTKSGEHWIGVTCQGGGADAWWPCKDHPSDEPDSVLLNWTVPGNLICASNGKLRYILDNKEGTKTFSWFVSTPINNYGISIHAAPYDTIQYNYASVTGEEIPVTIWVLPENMEKAREHCPEFLVHLRWYEELLGPYPFRADKYGVAATPYLGMEHQTIIANGYGYRDDQFGFDWLHHHELGHEWWGNMVTAKDWSDFWIHEAICGYMQTLYIEDKLPDRSPSAFMMNWKLWKNEQPVAPRKEMTSNEAYTNDMYSKGSYVLHTLRYYVGDETFKKILRRWAYPNPKMEEIKNGAQCRFATTDDFLEIAEKVSGRELDWFWEVYFRQASLPVLKTKIDNGFLYLEWKIENDLPFSVPVEVQLGDEIVKVEMREGAGSVKIPDGVEPVIDPVKWITMSDVEISR, encoded by the coding sequence ATGAAACACATAATTGTTTCTCTCATTATCTCTCTTTTCTGTTCTGCTCAGTTTTTCTCACAATTTGGTTCACAGGATTCGGGCGGTCCGCTCACTCCCGAATGGGCTGCATATGATATTAAATTCTATAATATCAATCTTGATATTAATCCCGATAAACAAATAATAAAAGGTTGGGTTGGTGTAACTGCAGAAGCTGTCACAAATATGAAAGAGTTTGTTCTTGATCTCGATGACAGATACAGAATTACAAAAATTGTATTCGATTCTCCAAACGAGTACAAAGAACTTTCGTTCAAACACGAAAGCGGAAAAATAAAAATTCAATTGCCGGTTGAAATAGCAGAAGGAAATTCATTCACAGTAAAAGTTTACTACAACGGTAAACCGAGAGTTGCAGAAAATCCTCCATGGGATGATGGATTCGTCTGGTCAAAAACAAAAAGCGGAGAACACTGGATTGGTGTAACCTGTCAGGGCGGTGGAGCCGATGCGTGGTGGCCCTGCAAAGATCATCCTTCCGATGAACCGGATTCTGTCTTGCTTAACTGGACTGTTCCGGGAAATTTGATTTGCGCATCAAACGGAAAGCTGAGATATATTCTCGACAACAAAGAAGGAACAAAAACTTTTAGCTGGTTTGTTTCAACACCGATAAATAATTACGGCATTTCAATTCACGCTGCACCGTACGATACTATTCAATACAATTACGCGAGTGTAACAGGAGAAGAAATCCCGGTAACTATCTGGGTCTTACCGGAAAATATGGAAAAGGCAAGAGAGCACTGCCCTGAATTTTTAGTTCACTTAAGATGGTATGAAGAGCTTCTTGGTCCTTATCCTTTCCGTGCAGATAAATACGGTGTCGCAGCGACTCCTTACCTTGGAATGGAACATCAAACTATTATTGCAAACGGTTATGGTTACAGAGATGATCAATTTGGGTTTGACTGGCTGCATCATCACGAGCTTGGACACGAGTGGTGGGGGAATATGGTAACTGCAAAAGACTGGAGCGATTTTTGGATTCACGAAGCAATTTGTGGTTATATGCAGACGCTTTACATTGAAGATAAACTCCCGGACAGAAGTCCCTCCGCATTTATGATGAACTGGAAGCTCTGGAAAAATGAACAACCGGTTGCCCCAAGAAAAGAAATGACAAGCAACGAGGCATATACGAATGATATGTACTCGAAAGGGTCTTATGTACTTCACACACTTCGGTACTATGTCGGTGATGAAACATTCAAAAAGATTTTAAGAAGATGGGCATATCCAAATCCGAAAATGGAAGAAATAAAAAACGGCGCTCAGTGCAGGTTTGCAACTACTGATGATTTCCTTGAAATCGCAGAAAAAGTTTCCGGTCGTGAACTCGATTGGTTCTGGGAAGTATACTTTAGACAGGCATCGCTTCCGGTTCTTAAAACAAAAATTGATAACGGTTTTCTTTATCTCGAATGGAAAATCGAAAACGATCTTCCGTTCTCCGTTCCCGTTGAGGTTCAATTAGGAGATGAAATAGTAAAAGTAGAAATGCGTGAAGGTGCCGGCTCGGTAAAAATTCCGGATGGAGTCGAACCGGTAATTGATCCGGTCAAATGGATAACGATGAGTGATGTAGAAATAAGTAGGTAA